A genome region from Bdellovibrionota bacterium includes the following:
- a CDS encoding thrombospondin type-1 domain-containing protein, which yields MKSFTAHIVRKWAFYSVTIFSTVVLVSYQNCGKVKFSASRDQTLTPQSCGSISMAPPNGLSENTSVAFTVTPPNGITISDLSWSFTKGSSSTVVYSTTTNPAVHTFNHASEGVGDYLATAIFMKSDGNGCELAQSFQIITGDLCVDPSGISGPTVGFVGELTSPFSVDYEDCFVGTAVWDMDNDGIPEHTVSVTDSVTHTYTAPGTYTVTVTVIDGEDNSQTVLTSTIVVNYPNCPNGATNPPDCNQCPVGQTPVGGQCVPSCTNGAINPPLCTNCPAGQTPVGGQCVPNCPNGANNPPTCTTCPVGQTPIGGQCVPNCPNGATNPPSCTRCDAGQILVNNQCINDCPNGAIDPPACITCLPGQFIIGGRCTTPVNCMVGTTQVLHGATRTFYDNSNVGCGAGQSPSCASQARTCDNGVMSGSQNFAAIACQSISCPTTCQNGAINFPACTTCPAGRVIVDGQCVIPSGCNVNGTPMVHGETRSFYPSSAVSCGGSCTPESRTCNNGVVSGNTANTATTCSVAACTSCTLDGITVAHGQSRDFFIESAVTCSGSCSSISRTCNNGSFTGDPAYNRATCVEAICNHNWQIGEWSACSVTACGQTGTQTRSVICMRSDGVVADDSACGTKPANVQACSTAPCNQAGCWTCVGTDSECYPGPAAGCGYGGYLSAHGGPDLRKTSCAQIGDRAGFQRSRPSGVICDGGWLSCEPCKPNGIGGN from the coding sequence ATGAAGAGTTTCACTGCACATATCGTAAGAAAATGGGCTTTCTATTCTGTGACTATTTTTTCCACAGTAGTTTTAGTGTCCTATCAAAACTGCGGAAAAGTAAAATTTAGCGCTTCAAGAGATCAAACGCTCACACCACAGTCTTGCGGATCTATTTCAATGGCTCCACCTAACGGATTGTCAGAAAATACAAGTGTGGCCTTTACAGTGACACCTCCGAATGGGATTACAATATCAGATCTTTCTTGGAGCTTTACTAAAGGTTCAAGCTCTACAGTAGTTTATTCGACAACAACAAATCCAGCAGTTCACACATTCAATCATGCCAGTGAGGGTGTTGGAGATTATTTAGCTACGGCAATTTTTATGAAGAGCGATGGTAATGGTTGTGAACTTGCACAATCGTTCCAAATTATCACGGGTGATCTTTGCGTTGATCCTTCGGGTATCAGTGGTCCAACGGTTGGTTTTGTAGGTGAATTGACATCACCATTCTCTGTCGACTACGAAGATTGTTTTGTTGGAACTGCAGTTTGGGATATGGATAATGATGGAATCCCAGAGCATACAGTTTCTGTGACGGATTCAGTAACTCATACTTACACAGCACCAGGAACTTACACCGTGACTGTCACGGTGATTGATGGCGAAGATAACTCGCAAACAGTTTTAACTTCTACAATTGTAGTTAATTATCCGAATTGTCCAAATGGAGCAACAAATCCACCTGATTGTAATCAATGTCCAGTAGGACAAACTCCTGTAGGAGGTCAGTGCGTACCGAGTTGTACGAATGGTGCCATCAATCCTCCGCTCTGTACAAACTGTCCAGCAGGTCAAACTCCAGTGGGCGGTCAGTGCGTACCCAATTGTCCGAATGGAGCAAATAATCCTCCGACATGTACAACATGCCCAGTGGGTCAAACTCCTATTGGTGGTCAGTGCGTACCCAATTGTCCAAACGGCGCAACAAATCCGCCTTCATGTACAAGATGTGATGCGGGTCAAATTTTAGTAAATAATCAATGCATAAACGATTGTCCAAATGGAGCAATCGATCCTCCTGCGTGTATAACATGTTTACCTGGACAATTTATTATTGGAGGTCGATGTACGACTCCAGTAAATTGTATGGTGGGTACAACTCAAGTTCTGCATGGAGCAACTAGAACATTCTACGACAATTCGAATGTAGGTTGTGGAGCGGGTCAGTCTCCAAGTTGCGCAAGCCAAGCTAGAACTTGTGATAATGGTGTGATGAGCGGATCACAAAACTTCGCTGCGATTGCATGTCAGTCGATAAGCTGTCCAACAACTTGTCAAAATGGCGCAATCAATTTTCCAGCATGTACAACGTGTCCGGCAGGAAGAGTTATTGTTGACGGTCAGTGTGTTATTCCATCAGGTTGTAACGTCAATGGAACTCCGATGGTTCATGGAGAAACAAGAAGCTTCTATCCATCTTCAGCAGTTTCTTGCGGAGGATCTTGTACTCCAGAATCTAGAACTTGCAACAACGGTGTAGTCAGTGGAAATACGGCAAATACAGCTACAACTTGTTCAGTAGCAGCATGTACATCTTGTACTCTAGATGGAATAACGGTGGCTCACGGTCAGTCGAGAGATTTCTTTATTGAGTCCGCGGTAACTTGTAGTGGATCGTGTTCTTCGATTTCTAGAACTTGTAATAATGGATCGTTCACAGGTGATCCTGCTTACAATCGCGCAACTTGCGTAGAAGCAATCTGTAATCACAATTGGCAAATCGGTGAATGGAGTGCCTGCAGTGTGACAGCATGTGGACAAACAGGAACGCAAACTCGATCTGTAATTTGTATGAGAAGTGATGGTGTTGTAGCTGATGATTCAGCTTGCGGAACTAAGCCTGCGAATGTGCAAGCATGTTCTACGGCTCCTTGTAATCAAGCAGGGTGTTGGACATGCGTAGGAACTGATTCTGAATGCTATCCAGGGCCTGCAGCAGGTTGCGGATACGGAGGATACTTGAGTGCACATGGTGGACCCGATTTAAGAAAGACATCTTGTGCGCAAATAGGTGATAGAGCCGGCTTCCAAAGATCACGTCCATCAGGAGTTATCTGTGATGGCGGTTGGTTGTCTTGTGAACCATGTAAACCTAACGGCATTGGCGGAAACTAG
- a CDS encoding single-stranded DNA-binding protein, with product MAGVNKVIIVGRLGSDPELKYTATSQAIARFSVATSESWKNKQTGDMQEKTEWHRIVVWGKMAEICGQHLAKGRQVYVEGKLQTRSWEDQASGQKKYSTEVVANTVQFLGAAGERSANAGAGASSQSAGGGDNFAQDFGAEPSFNSDEEIPF from the coding sequence ATGGCAGGAGTTAATAAAGTCATCATCGTTGGTCGTCTTGGGTCAGATCCAGAATTAAAGTACACGGCGACAAGCCAAGCTATCGCGAGATTTTCTGTTGCGACTAGCGAATCATGGAAAAACAAACAGACTGGTGACATGCAGGAAAAAACTGAATGGCATAGAATTGTAGTTTGGGGAAAGATGGCTGAAATCTGTGGTCAACATTTAGCTAAAGGACGCCAAGTGTACGTTGAAGGAAAACTTCAAACTCGTTCTTGGGAAGATCAAGCTTCTGGTCAAAAAAAATATTCTACAGAAGTTGTAGCAAACACAGTTCAATTCTTAGGCGCTGCGGGTGAAAGATCTGCAAATGCTGGAGCTGGCGCATCTTCTCAATCTGCAGGTGGTGGCGATAACTTTGCTCAAGATTTTGGTGCAGAGCCATCATTTAATTCGGACGAAGAAATTCCATTTTAG
- the gspN gene encoding type II secretion system protein GspN encodes MKYLRMFLTFLKNNKKKVFLGFLAYVVFLFLLFPFSDLGSYVTTQIAKLTQNQVFLKFKELHFSLLPSPGLELTDVKAQGIQFPPLSADSVMVSPSIAGLLSFKPGVSLSAKGIFDGDLDLTTRGGSKATSGALKQNITIDAEGIELSKLSQLLALPMTLEGKMNLDSDAVIDPSFSEQPDAQVDLKATRINITAASVPTPIGPLALPDTKLQELILKGQMNKGELNIEKAQIGSPSDELYAQVRGTMSLNFQSSGGQVNVNPGAFDLTIQIKTKPSYQAKAGLFLGFLDSYKKSETPQGREYIFKVSGANFYGPPRMTPANSF; translated from the coding sequence ATGAAATACTTGCGCATGTTTCTTACTTTTTTAAAGAACAATAAAAAGAAAGTTTTCTTAGGATTTCTTGCGTATGTGGTTTTTTTATTTCTACTCTTTCCGTTCAGTGACCTTGGCTCATATGTGACCACTCAAATTGCAAAGCTCACCCAGAATCAAGTCTTTTTAAAGTTCAAGGAACTGCACTTTTCACTGTTACCAAGTCCAGGATTGGAATTGACCGATGTGAAGGCGCAAGGAATTCAATTCCCTCCTCTCTCCGCGGATAGCGTGATGGTTTCTCCTTCGATTGCAGGGCTATTGTCATTTAAGCCTGGAGTTTCTTTGAGTGCTAAAGGAATTTTTGATGGAGATTTAGATCTCACTACTCGCGGCGGCTCTAAAGCCACTTCGGGAGCGTTAAAGCAAAATATTACTATTGATGCCGAAGGAATTGAGTTGTCCAAACTCTCTCAACTTCTTGCTCTTCCGATGACTCTGGAAGGAAAAATGAATTTAGATTCCGATGCCGTGATCGACCCTTCTTTTTCTGAGCAGCCAGATGCACAGGTGGATTTAAAAGCCACAAGAATAAATATTACGGCAGCAAGTGTGCCCACTCCGATTGGTCCCTTGGCCCTCCCCGATACAAAGCTTCAAGAATTGATTTTAAAAGGTCAGATGAATAAAGGTGAATTGAATATCGAAAAGGCCCAAATCGGAAGTCCTTCCGATGAACTCTATGCCCAGGTTCGCGGAACCATGAGTTTGAACTTTCAAAGTTCAGGTGGCCAAGTCAACGTAAATCCCGGGGCCTTTGATTTGACAATACAGATCAAAACAAAACCCAGCTACCAAGCAAAAGCCGGACTTTTCCTAGGGTTTTTAGACTCTTATAAAAAATCTGAAACCCCACAAGGCCGTGAATACATCTTTAAAGTCTCCGGAGCCAATTTTTACGGCCCTCCCCGCATGACCCCAGCCAACTCTTTCTAA
- the pilM gene encoding pilus assembly protein PilM, with protein sequence MRSIGIDIGTLSIKVADVELTGRSLILRDFLEIPYSLDISQDKRIEILSALARIAQSYDPHLCKFVVGVSQDRVSIRNKSFPFREKVKILKSLPFELEDEIPFDQDKAIFDAKIVKFTGGSSEVLACATPNKYIDDIIKLSNEAGLDPDVISTDGFALSNLFTNWWLAPPEAETLGETTGADIYLHMGHSKTILMVMQNQTLIETRSIQIGGLEIVKAIQKTYEISYAEGLKGLQEKGFVLTKNDGATKDQITFSNAIVKALNPLVNELKKTIVEIESEKSISIQNIQLLGGVSHLVNIAPYLSNKLGIICTPISHLSSGIKVYAAQTNELQKDSAIAIGLAIEGLRKPKNPPVNFRKGVFTKAGANATVFWKKWKKSVQYVSAALVLFAIYSYSREMLAVNLASKATEALSNVARSPAVGLKGAQARPGAISTFIREKKKEISDHQKLADLKVINSPLEIINKISSSLPQRKTLPVDIRQFAVRSEFVVLQGEVSSQDQLNTIKSLLRNLASDKKLQELPPSIASKDGRMVFHMSFKMDRKIK encoded by the coding sequence ATGAGAAGCATCGGGATCGACATTGGAACTCTCAGCATAAAAGTCGCAGACGTTGAGTTGACTGGCAGATCACTTATCTTGCGCGATTTTTTAGAAATTCCTTATAGCTTAGATATTTCTCAAGACAAACGCATCGAAATTTTATCTGCCCTCGCAAGAATTGCTCAAAGCTATGATCCTCACCTATGCAAATTTGTAGTCGGTGTTTCTCAAGATAGAGTGAGCATTCGTAATAAATCATTTCCCTTCCGCGAAAAAGTTAAAATTTTAAAAAGCTTACCCTTTGAATTAGAAGATGAAATTCCTTTTGATCAAGACAAAGCCATCTTTGATGCAAAGATCGTAAAGTTCACTGGCGGATCTTCGGAAGTTCTCGCTTGCGCGACTCCTAATAAATATATCGATGACATCATAAAGCTTTCAAATGAAGCGGGACTTGATCCTGACGTGATCAGTACCGATGGTTTTGCATTATCTAATCTCTTTACAAACTGGTGGTTGGCTCCGCCGGAAGCAGAAACTTTAGGCGAAACTACGGGCGCCGACATTTACCTTCATATGGGACATTCAAAAACCATCTTGATGGTGATGCAAAATCAAACGCTTATTGAGACCAGATCCATTCAAATCGGTGGGTTGGAGATTGTTAAAGCCATTCAAAAAACTTATGAAATTTCTTATGCTGAAGGTTTAAAAGGCTTACAAGAAAAAGGATTCGTTCTAACCAAGAACGATGGCGCAACAAAAGATCAAATCACTTTTTCCAATGCCATTGTCAAAGCCTTAAATCCTCTCGTCAATGAACTTAAAAAAACTATCGTAGAAATTGAAAGTGAAAAATCAATTTCAATTCAGAATATTCAATTGCTTGGCGGCGTGAGCCACCTGGTGAACATTGCTCCTTACCTCTCAAACAAATTAGGAATCATTTGCACTCCGATCAGTCATTTATCTAGCGGAATTAAAGTTTACGCTGCACAAACAAATGAACTCCAAAAGGATTCTGCAATTGCTATCGGTCTTGCCATTGAAGGCCTCAGAAAGCCAAAGAATCCTCCCGTAAACTTTAGAAAAGGCGTTTTCACAAAAGCTGGAGCCAATGCCACTGTCTTCTGGAAGAAATGGAAAAAAAGTGTTCAGTACGTATCCGCGGCTCTTGTTCTCTTTGCTATTTATTCTTATTCCAGAGAAATGCTTGCGGTAAATCTCGCAAGTAAAGCCACAGAAGCTTTGTCCAATGTGGCAAGATCGCCGGCTGTAGGATTAAAAGGTGCTCAAGCCAGACCTGGAGCGATCAGCACATTCATTCGTGAAAAGAAAAAAGAAATCAGCGACCATCAAAAACTTGCAGATCTTAAGGTGATCAACTCACCTCTTGAAATCATCAATAAAATTTCAAGTTCATTGCCACAAAGAAAAACTCTTCCCGTAGACATTCGTCAATTTGCCGTTCGCAGTGAATTCGTTGTTCTTCAAGGAGAAGTCAGCTCCCAAGACCAACTCAATACAATAAAAAGTCTTTTAAGAAATTTAGCTTCAGATAAAAAGTTGCAAGAACTTCCGCCATCGATCGCTTCAAAAGATGGGCGCATGGTATTTCATATGAGTTTTAAAATGGATAGAAAGATTAAATAG
- a CDS encoding type II secretion system protein GspK: MNFKFPSRKPQKLNQKGVALLMAMFCVMIMAFLAVELNFDTSVEYILSNKEYHRIKAYDAAKAGMELSLLRIQLFKSINKQYGSQLKGQESLLQMIWSMPFTWPPSIPEETSIADKDQIKTATSDSFMDARYVAQISAEGSKIDINDLDSLSESLKKATKEQLTKIFVQKLEAEDDVWAEKNKNFDYEELINNLQDWVDEDSVSANGGDEKSRYPDADDDAVIPPNRPFQTMDELKMVDGMREDVFQILLPHVTVYGSKGINVNQANAEILKSIDPIITDEMASEIISRRNDLEKGGPFKDENEFIAFISANQQTFNASKIPLLFGNEYNFRIKVTGEFQNVTREIIAIVYDVEAVRDQMIAILDKDNQSQSGPGGSGGPLDTDKDKIPDDQDPDDDNDGIPDADDPNPKSGAGNNPQTPAAGATSTDQKPRVVYWWEN; the protein is encoded by the coding sequence ATGAATTTTAAATTTCCCTCTAGAAAGCCTCAAAAGTTAAATCAAAAAGGCGTGGCCCTTCTAATGGCCATGTTCTGCGTGATGATTATGGCTTTCCTCGCGGTAGAATTGAATTTCGATACAAGCGTGGAATACATCCTTTCAAACAAAGAATATCATCGCATTAAAGCCTACGATGCGGCCAAGGCTGGAATGGAACTATCGCTTTTAAGGATTCAGCTCTTTAAAAGTATCAATAAGCAATACGGAAGCCAACTCAAAGGACAAGAGAGCTTACTACAAATGATTTGGTCCATGCCTTTCACTTGGCCCCCTTCTATTCCTGAAGAAACTTCCATTGCCGACAAAGACCAAATAAAGACTGCGACGAGTGATTCTTTTATGGATGCAAGATATGTGGCACAAATTTCGGCGGAAGGCTCAAAGATTGATATCAATGATTTGGATTCCTTGAGTGAAAGTTTAAAGAAAGCGACAAAAGAACAACTCACTAAGATCTTCGTGCAAAAGCTTGAAGCCGAAGACGATGTGTGGGCCGAGAAAAATAAAAACTTTGATTACGAAGAATTGATCAATAATCTTCAAGACTGGGTGGATGAAGACAGCGTGAGTGCAAATGGCGGCGATGAAAAATCTCGATATCCAGACGCCGACGATGATGCGGTCATTCCTCCCAACCGACCTTTCCAAACTATGGATGAACTCAAAATGGTCGATGGGATGAGAGAAGATGTTTTTCAAATTCTATTGCCTCACGTGACGGTGTATGGCTCTAAAGGGATTAACGTCAATCAAGCCAATGCAGAAATTTTAAAATCCATTGATCCTATTATTACCGACGAAATGGCGAGCGAAATCATCAGCCGAAGAAATGATTTGGAAAAAGGCGGACCATTCAAAGATGAAAATGAATTTATTGCTTTTATAAGTGCCAATCAACAAACGTTCAACGCTTCAAAGATTCCTCTTCTTTTCGGCAATGAATACAATTTTAGAATCAAAGTCACGGGTGAATTCCAAAACGTCACTCGAGAGATTATTGCGATTGTTTATGATGTGGAGGCGGTTCGTGATCAGATGATTGCGATTCTGGACAAAGATAATCAAAGTCAAAGTGGTCCTGGCGGCTCCGGTGGCCCTCTCGATACCGACAAGGATAAAATACCTGACGATCAAGATCCCGATGATGACAATGATGGAATACCCGATGCCGACGATCCTAATCCTAAATCTGGCGCCGGCAACAACCCGCAAACACCTGCAGCGGGCGCAACATCCACAGATCAAAAACCACGCGTCGTCTACTGGTGGGAAAACTAA
- a CDS encoding GspJ family type II secretion system protein, whose protein sequence is MIISSKKCLPPKKLAPQTKQTGFTLIEVVIAMSIMAFLTVMVSQSMRRSAEFKTKVQKNIDQRSAINSAMRIIERDINLAFHYQDVNSEVLKEIEKKKKANTGGGTAQPGPDGQLGTADDIPPKGTGNPNSPIYQNFKIRQILNHTAFQGTKDSIHFTNLNNITIQPGEKVSDQQEVGYYVKSCKSLSNPDVPTKCLWRRTSPYIDDKVDEGGTDTVLIEGVKKFELRYFGKEKEDWVDNWESTTENDDALKNKFPSAVEVTLTVEQNKKEVSAIRVVALRFPNNMDAATSQTKQIDNDAPGEVDYSKGGGN, encoded by the coding sequence ATGATAATTAGCTCTAAAAAATGTTTACCACCAAAGAAATTAGCGCCCCAAACAAAACAAACTGGATTCACACTCATTGAAGTTGTTATCGCGATGTCGATCATGGCCTTCCTCACTGTGATGGTGTCCCAATCCATGAGAAGAAGTGCCGAGTTCAAAACCAAAGTTCAAAAAAACATTGATCAAAGATCTGCAATCAATTCCGCGATGAGAATCATCGAACGTGATATCAATCTCGCTTTCCATTATCAGGACGTGAATAGCGAAGTTTTAAAGGAAATTGAAAAGAAAAAGAAAGCCAATACCGGTGGTGGTACGGCACAACCCGGACCTGACGGTCAGCTAGGAACCGCCGACGATATACCTCCGAAAGGTACCGGAAATCCAAATTCGCCCATTTATCAAAATTTTAAAATTCGTCAAATTTTAAATCACACAGCTTTCCAAGGGACCAAAGATTCCATTCACTTTACCAATCTCAACAACATCACCATTCAACCGGGAGAAAAAGTTTCCGACCAACAGGAAGTTGGATACTACGTGAAGTCCTGCAAAAGTTTATCCAACCCAGATGTTCCAACCAAGTGTTTATGGAGAAGAACTTCTCCCTACATCGATGACAAAGTCGATGAAGGCGGAACAGACACGGTCCTTATCGAAGGTGTTAAGAAATTTGAATTGCGATACTTCGGTAAAGAAAAAGAAGACTGGGTCGACAATTGGGAATCTACGACCGAAAATGATGACGCTTTAAAAAACAAATTCCCTTCCGCCGTGGAAGTGACCCTCACCGTGGAACAGAATAAAAAAGAAGTTTCTGCTATCCGCGTAGTGGCATTGAGATTTCCCAATAATATGGATGCCGCCACTTCGCAAACAAAACAAATCGATAATGATGCTCCGGGGGAAGTCGATTACTCCAAAGGAGGAGGAAATTGA
- a CDS encoding prepilin-type N-terminal cleavage/methylation domain-containing protein, with protein MNFYLAKSSKGFSLIEVLLATIILAGALVALSSSWSGTVFSFRKSEKVQIITSLLKSKTTELEIKYNQVGFTAIPEEEDGDFGDEFPDLSWKAEVRVLEFPDLTPLMMAEDGRIDEMTRTIVKQMTGHFSKNIKEMRITIVWKAKSKSVQYSTTSYIVNYAGGVPAPGAGI; from the coding sequence ATGAACTTTTATCTCGCAAAGAGCAGCAAGGGCTTCTCGTTAATAGAAGTGCTTCTCGCCACCATCATTTTGGCTGGCGCTCTCGTAGCCCTGTCCTCCTCTTGGAGCGGAACTGTTTTTTCATTTAGAAAATCAGAAAAAGTTCAGATCATCACTTCGCTTTTAAAAAGTAAAACAACTGAACTTGAAATTAAATACAATCAAGTTGGTTTTACCGCAATTCCTGAAGAAGAAGATGGAGACTTTGGTGATGAGTTTCCAGATCTATCCTGGAAGGCGGAAGTTCGAGTTTTAGAATTTCCAGACCTCACACCACTGATGATGGCAGAAGATGGACGCATCGATGAGATGACAAGAACCATCGTAAAACAAATGACTGGTCACTTTTCTAAAAACATCAAAGAGATGAGAATCACGATTGTCTGGAAAGCAAAATCCAAATCCGTGCAATACTCTACGACCTCTTACATTGTGAATTATGCTGGCGGCGTTCCTGCTCCGGGAGCGGGTATATGA
- a CDS encoding prepilin-type N-terminal cleavage/methylation domain-containing protein, whose protein sequence is MMPTFLLRTSRGFTLLEVLLVLGLVAGLALYAVPKLSSGDQVRSAVRRLTVITKQAQTAARLTGMVHRMVFTMPEDPNEPHTYWVERATQKDLTLTLSNENDEDKKEEEATSETGFEMDEKTTKKAEELPGKFYFEDIEYSEKNKVTTGKAYVYFFPQGLVTKAAIHLTNKKAIKWTIILNPLTGVGTVLTEYKSLKDIQ, encoded by the coding sequence ATGATGCCGACATTTCTTCTGAGGACCTCTAGAGGTTTCACCTTACTCGAAGTCTTACTCGTGTTAGGTCTCGTTGCAGGCCTAGCTCTCTATGCCGTTCCAAAGTTATCGAGTGGCGATCAAGTGAGATCCGCCGTTCGTAGACTCACCGTCATTACAAAACAAGCCCAAACTGCCGCACGTCTCACCGGAATGGTTCATCGTATGGTTTTTACCATGCCGGAAGATCCTAACGAACCTCACACTTACTGGGTTGAACGCGCCACTCAAAAAGACTTAACTCTCACTCTCAGCAATGAAAATGACGAGGATAAAAAAGAAGAGGAAGCAACTTCTGAAACTGGCTTTGAGATGGACGAAAAAACCACGAAAAAAGCCGAAGAATTGCCTGGCAAATTTTATTTTGAAGACATTGAATATTCAGAAAAAAATAAAGTCACAACTGGCAAAGCATATGTTTATTTTTTCCCTCAAGGACTGGTTACCAAAGCTGCCATTCACTTAACAAATAAAAAAGCCATCAAGTGGACCATCATTCTAAATCCCCTTACTGGCGTCGGAACAGTTTTGACCGAATATAAAAGTTTAAAGGACATTCAATGA
- a CDS encoding type II secretion system protein GspG translates to MNLTIRNLKSKIRSRTPRTKLGQAGMTLIEILIVLGIVGGLLTLLAQGVFKNFFKSQVQETKIIMGKVSQSLQLYYVDCGSYPAALDGLLENTGGECKSWGPDAYLDKYPQDAWNTDLIYEASGSSYTIKSLGKDKKEGGSGNDADISSEDL, encoded by the coding sequence ATGAATTTAACTATTAGAAATTTAAAATCAAAAATTAGATCAAGAACACCAAGAACAAAGTTAGGCCAAGCTGGTATGACTTTGATTGAGATTTTGATTGTATTGGGTATTGTTGGAGGATTGTTGACACTCCTTGCTCAAGGCGTATTCAAAAACTTCTTCAAATCACAAGTTCAAGAAACAAAAATCATCATGGGTAAAGTTTCTCAATCCTTGCAATTGTACTATGTAGATTGTGGTAGCTATCCAGCAGCTCTTGATGGATTGCTCGAGAACACGGGTGGAGAATGTAAGAGCTGGGGACCTGATGCCTATCTAGATAAATATCCACAAGATGCTTGGAACACCGATTTAATATATGAAGCGAGTGGATCAAGCTATACGATCAAATCTTTAGGTAAAGACAAAAAAGAAGGCGGGTCAGGTAATGATGCCGACATTTCTTCTGAGGACCTCTAG
- the gspF gene encoding type II secretion system inner membrane protein GspF: MPVFEYRGIDKTGKTVRGIVDSENQRTARLKLKRDGVFITELANKQRALAKKQSQKPGSGTKVNVQDLSMMTRQLATLIKANVPLVESLSAVSEQVENPTLKEACSELRNQVNEGSQLHKSMRKYPKIFNNIYVSMVEAGEMSGTLDIILLRLAEFTEAQNELNSKVKSAMMYPVIMMLFTLGMLFVLFIFVIPKITQIFEDSDKKLPWFSEIVINLSGVIVNYWHIIIVVGIAVIVMFRSWKATPAGSDKWDEIVLQMPVVGKMARLIAVSRFTRTLSTLLAGGVPMLQSMDIVRHVVNNAVLAKAVDQARENISEGESIAGPLKKSEEFPPLVITMISIGEKTGDLENMLTQVSDAYDFQVKNSIQGLTSLLEPIMIVSMGLVIGIIVFAIMMPIIEMSQGV; this comes from the coding sequence ATGCCTGTATTTGAGTATAGAGGAATAGATAAAACTGGGAAAACCGTTCGAGGAATTGTTGATTCTGAAAATCAGCGTACTGCTCGTCTTAAATTAAAGCGTGATGGCGTCTTTATCACCGAACTCGCAAATAAACAAAGAGCCCTAGCTAAAAAACAAAGTCAGAAACCTGGCAGCGGAACAAAAGTTAACGTTCAAGATCTATCCATGATGACAAGACAGCTTGCGACCTTGATTAAGGCCAATGTTCCTCTTGTGGAATCTCTTTCTGCCGTCTCTGAGCAAGTGGAAAATCCTACTTTAAAAGAAGCTTGCTCTGAACTTAGAAACCAAGTGAATGAAGGTTCGCAACTTCACAAGTCCATGAGAAAATATCCAAAAATTTTTAATAATATTTATGTTTCCATGGTTGAGGCCGGAGAAATGTCTGGAACCTTGGATATTATTCTTTTGAGACTAGCGGAATTTACAGAAGCTCAGAACGAACTCAATTCAAAAGTAAAATCAGCCATGATGTATCCCGTGATCATGATGCTTTTTACTCTTGGAATGCTCTTTGTACTCTTTATCTTTGTAATTCCCAAAATCACGCAGATCTTTGAAGATTCCGATAAAAAGCTTCCGTGGTTTTCTGAAATCGTTATCAACTTGAGCGGCGTCATTGTTAATTATTGGCACATTATCATTGTGGTTGGCATTGCGGTGATTGTGATGTTCAGAAGCTGGAAGGCCACTCCGGCAGGCTCAGACAAATGGGACGAAATCGTTCTCCAAATGCCTGTGGTTGGAAAAATGGCAAGATTGATTGCCGTGAGTAGATTCACTCGAACTCTTTCTACTCTGTTGGCTGGTGGCGTACCGATGCTTCAATCTATGGACATCGTGAGACACGTGGTGAACAACGCGGTCTTAGCCAAAGCTGTCGACCAAGCTAGAGAAAATATTTCTGAAGGGGAATCTATCGCAGGTCCTCTTAAAAAATCTGAAGAATTCCCTCCGCTTGTTATTACTATGATCAGCATCGGGGAAAAAACGGGAGATCTAGAAAATATGCTCACTCAAGTCAGTGATGCCTACGATTTCCAAGTGAAAAACAGCATTCAAGGACTCACGAGTTTACTTGAGCCTATCATGATCGTGAGCATGGGTCTCGTGATCGGTATTATCGTTTTTGCCATCATGATGCCAATTATCGAAATGTCTCAGGGCGTATAG